A single window of Brucella intermedia LMG 3301 DNA harbors:
- a CDS encoding LysR family transcriptional regulator produces MKSTSIQSVRVIDEVGNFCLSDASVQTMELKWLEDFVSLAEHRSYSRAAGDRNITQSALSKRIKQLEDWIGLPLIDRSSNPIGLTKAGECFLPRAHDALEMLLTARKTVSDGYSASWEIISFATLNTLSLTFFPHWMAQIEAAGVSFRARFADPHSSFVGNISTLVSGHCDFFLTYAHPAVPQMDDLSGYPFLALGTERVIPVSAPAPNGQALHSLKEKSLPIDFLSYRGNSFFSLALPWLFEKHGFELNTVYENGMSVALKAMAVSGHGVAWIPESLVDDELKRGVLVRAGETDTDLLIDIRVYRTPQFRNKQAELLWRRASQLVAQKNGHDAGSPASG; encoded by the coding sequence ATGAAGTCTACCTCAATCCAATCAGTTCGCGTTATAGATGAGGTTGGAAACTTTTGCTTATCTGATGCATCGGTGCAGACTATGGAACTGAAATGGCTTGAAGATTTCGTCAGTCTTGCAGAGCACAGGAGCTATTCCCGCGCGGCAGGTGACCGCAATATTACACAGTCCGCCCTCAGCAAACGCATCAAGCAACTGGAGGACTGGATTGGTCTACCCCTAATCGATCGTTCTTCGAATCCTATTGGCTTGACGAAGGCGGGAGAATGTTTTCTTCCGCGAGCACACGATGCTCTTGAAATGCTGCTTACCGCCCGTAAGACCGTCAGCGATGGTTACAGCGCATCGTGGGAAATCATCTCTTTTGCTACACTCAATACGCTGTCACTCACGTTCTTTCCGCACTGGATGGCGCAGATTGAAGCCGCCGGCGTGTCATTCCGCGCTCGTTTTGCCGATCCGCATTCATCATTCGTCGGAAATATTTCCACGCTTGTCAGCGGACATTGCGACTTCTTTCTGACTTATGCGCATCCGGCAGTTCCGCAGATGGATGATCTCAGTGGTTATCCGTTTCTGGCGCTTGGCACCGAAAGGGTCATCCCCGTCTCCGCTCCTGCCCCGAATGGACAAGCCCTTCATAGCCTTAAGGAAAAGTCGTTGCCGATCGACTTTCTCAGCTATCGTGGCAACTCGTTCTTTTCTCTCGCATTGCCCTGGCTGTTTGAGAAACATGGGTTCGAATTGAACACGGTTTATGAAAACGGAATGTCTGTTGCGCTCAAGGCAATGGCGGTTTCCGGACATGGTGTTGCATGGATACCGGAAAGCCTTGTCGATGATGAACTCAAGCGTGGCGTGCTGGTCCGCGCCGGTGAAACCGACACCGATCTGTTGATTGATATCCGCGTTTACCGAACACCCCAATTCAGGAACAAGCAGGCCGAACTCCTCTGGCGCCGTGCCTCGCAACTGGTTGCCCAGAAAAATGGCCACGACGCCGGAAGTCCTGCGTCCGGTTAA
- a CDS encoding tripartite tricarboxylate transporter permease, whose translation MENFSLLMDGFAHILSFNHVLLMMLGVTLGILVGVLPGLGAPNGVSLLLPLTFTMDPISAIILLSCMYWGALFGGSTTSILFNIPGEPSSVATTFDGYPMAKAGHASRALTLAFVSAGIGALAGVVMITLLSSWVANFALRFSSPEYFAVYFLAFASFISMGAQSPFKTLVSMMIGFAFASVGMDTISGNLRLTFDIPELIKGISFLIAVMGLFGIGELLLTTEEGLRFDGIKARVRLGEIGRTLLEMPRYWFTLARSTLIGIWMGITPAGPTAASFMSYGVARRSARDKSKFGKGDPRGIVAPETADHSAGTSALLPMLALGVPGSATAAVMMGGLMIWGLTPGPTLFTDRPDFVWGLIASMYLGNIVAVILVIATVPLYASILRVPFSIIGPIIVAVIFSGAYQVANSITDVWLVIAFGVLGYIFKKLDYPLAPLVLAMVLGDKAEDAFRQSMMMSGGQLSIFWSNGLVASLMTLGVFLLVSPALFWAIGRLRNRKPQVPSGNGNVA comes from the coding sequence ATGGAAAACTTCAGTCTCCTGATGGATGGCTTCGCCCACATACTCAGTTTCAATCATGTTCTGCTGATGATGCTGGGGGTGACGCTTGGAATTCTGGTCGGTGTCCTGCCGGGATTGGGCGCGCCCAATGGCGTTTCCCTGCTTTTGCCGCTGACATTCACGATGGACCCGATCTCCGCGATTATTCTGCTCTCGTGCATGTATTGGGGGGCATTGTTCGGTGGGTCGACAACGTCCATTCTGTTCAACATTCCGGGGGAACCTTCGTCCGTAGCCACCACTTTCGACGGCTATCCGATGGCGAAGGCCGGACATGCGAGCCGCGCGCTGACGCTGGCATTCGTCTCGGCTGGGATCGGCGCACTGGCTGGCGTGGTGATGATTACACTGCTCTCAAGTTGGGTCGCCAATTTCGCCCTGCGGTTTTCATCCCCGGAATATTTCGCTGTTTATTTTCTGGCTTTCGCCAGTTTCATATCCATGGGCGCGCAATCGCCGTTCAAGACGCTCGTTTCCATGATGATTGGCTTCGCCTTTGCTTCCGTAGGTATGGACACGATCTCCGGCAATCTGCGTCTGACATTCGACATACCGGAACTTATCAAGGGTATCTCCTTCTTAATCGCGGTGATGGGCCTGTTCGGGATTGGTGAATTGTTGCTGACGACGGAGGAGGGGCTTCGTTTCGACGGTATCAAGGCGCGGGTGCGTCTTGGCGAGATCGGGCGCACTCTTCTCGAAATGCCGCGCTATTGGTTTACGCTCGCTCGTTCCACGCTGATCGGCATCTGGATGGGTATAACCCCCGCAGGACCAACCGCTGCATCCTTCATGAGCTACGGGGTGGCTCGCCGTTCTGCACGGGACAAATCGAAGTTCGGCAAAGGCGATCCTCGCGGGATCGTCGCGCCGGAAACCGCCGACCATTCTGCTGGCACATCCGCCCTTCTCCCCATGCTGGCACTGGGCGTGCCGGGGTCGGCAACCGCTGCCGTGATGATGGGTGGGCTGATGATCTGGGGGCTCACTCCGGGTCCGACATTGTTCACGGATCGTCCGGATTTCGTCTGGGGTCTGATTGCCTCCATGTATCTCGGCAACATTGTCGCCGTCATTCTGGTGATTGCGACCGTGCCGCTCTACGCATCTATTCTGCGCGTGCCGTTCTCGATCATTGGTCCGATCATTGTCGCGGTCATTTTCTCCGGCGCTTATCAGGTTGCCAACTCGATAACCGATGTCTGGCTGGTGATCGCATTCGGTGTGCTGGGCTACATCTTCAAGAAGCTCGATTATCCGCTGGCGCCTTTGGTTCTCGCCATGGTTCTCGGCGACAAGGCAGAAGATGCATTCCGCCAGTCGATGATGATGTCCGGCGGTCAGCTCTCGATATTCTGGTCGAATGGCCTGGTTGCCTCGTTGATGACGCTCGGCGTCTTCCTGCTGGTCTCCCCAGCCCTATTCTGGGCAATCGGCAGGCTGCGGAACCGCAAGCCCCAGGTTCCCTCCGGCAATGGCAATGTGGCCTGA
- a CDS encoding tripartite tricarboxylate transporter TctB family protein, whose translation MSENGDGGFSRFSVEAGVALLTGALGAAVCYGAQQAGTGWTEMGPDAGYFPFYIGLLILFGSAVNLVVAFVKHRGSGEVFVELSRLKPVLGFAVPLVAFAAISTVLGLYIGTALYIAGAMMFQGRYRWWASLPAGIAVSLFFFVIFEIGFKVPLLKGPVEAFFGIY comes from the coding sequence ATGAGTGAAAATGGCGACGGCGGATTTTCCCGCTTCTCCGTTGAGGCGGGCGTGGCTCTCCTCACGGGCGCGCTGGGGGCCGCAGTTTGTTACGGGGCGCAGCAGGCTGGCACAGGCTGGACGGAAATGGGGCCGGATGCGGGTTACTTTCCGTTCTATATCGGCCTGCTTATCCTGTTCGGAAGCGCGGTTAACCTCGTTGTGGCATTTGTAAAACATCGCGGTAGCGGAGAAGTCTTCGTTGAGCTCTCCCGGCTGAAACCGGTTCTCGGTTTCGCTGTGCCGCTGGTTGCCTTCGCTGCCATATCGACGGTTCTCGGCCTTTATATCGGCACCGCCCTCTACATCGCTGGAGCGATGATGTTTCAGGGGCGCTACAGGTGGTGGGCTTCATTGCCAGCCGGTATTGCCGTTTCCCTCTTCTTTTTCGTCATTTTTGAAATCGGATTCAAGGTTCCACTCCTTAAAGGTCCGGTCGAGGCTTTCTTCGGGATTTATTGA
- a CDS encoding GntR family transcriptional regulator has product MDEIQKTEQSDNGSQAFRRTALHDMLVNHLRDMIIEGQLEPGTRLHEGQLGEQLGVSRTPLREAIKYLASEGLVELVPSRGAVVKRFSATDVKDMLTVLRALEELAGKLACELATDREIGEVRALHDEMIERYKHSDRLQYYKLNQQIHLAIVRLARNPTLADIHQMLQTRLKRIRFVGHEGAEKWAAAVSEHEEMITALEARNAERLSEVLGRHLTKAWERVRDTM; this is encoded by the coding sequence ATGGACGAAATTCAGAAAACCGAGCAGTCCGATAACGGCTCACAGGCGTTCCGCCGCACTGCTTTGCACGATATGCTCGTCAACCATCTGCGCGATATGATCATCGAAGGGCAGCTGGAACCGGGCACCCGCCTGCATGAAGGTCAGCTTGGCGAACAGCTGGGGGTATCGCGGACGCCACTGCGTGAGGCGATCAAGTATCTGGCCAGCGAAGGTCTAGTGGAACTAGTTCCAAGCCGCGGCGCCGTTGTGAAACGGTTCAGTGCGACCGATGTAAAGGACATGCTTACAGTCCTGCGCGCCTTGGAAGAGCTTGCTGGAAAACTTGCCTGCGAACTGGCAACCGACCGGGAAATCGGAGAGGTTCGAGCACTGCATGATGAAATGATCGAGCGTTACAAACACTCTGACCGCCTGCAATATTACAAGCTCAACCAGCAGATACATCTGGCCATTGTCCGTCTTGCCAGAAATCCAACGCTCGCGGATATTCACCAGATGCTGCAGACGCGGTTGAAGCGCATCCGCTTTGTGGGGCATGAGGGCGCGGAGAAATGGGCCGCAGCCGTCTCCGAGCATGAAGAAATGATCACGGCTCTCGAAGCCCGCAATGCGGAACGGCTCTCCGAGGTTCTGGGGCGCCATTTGACGAAAGCGTGGGAGCGCGTCCGCGATACGATGTAG
- a CDS encoding 4-hydroxythreonine-4-phosphate dehydrogenase PdxA, with protein sequence MTATGAEPSVIALAMGDPAGISPELTARLLALPDVNKEAHLIVFGDRRILNEGARVAGVELDLQDANIENAPGMPVGKHVFVDLENLDPKDVVRGEATLVGGTFATHNFRTALKFAEAGHAQAVCFTPFNKQAMRFAYPGYDDEIRFVADVLNFTGKVREFNVLEKVWNARVTSHIPLKDVASTLTVEGILAELELAWACLKKAGYDNPKIAVAGLNPHAGDGGSFGMEEIDIIEPAVKAAEAKGFDVDGPFPADTVFLRALKDGFQAVLTMYHDQGQIAMKLMGFDKGVTMMGGLPFPLCTPAHGTAYDIAGKGIADVGATREAILLAARMAKRAKALPSAA encoded by the coding sequence ATGACTGCCACTGGCGCTGAACCGAGCGTGATTGCGCTTGCAATGGGGGATCCAGCCGGTATCAGTCCCGAGCTGACGGCACGTCTTCTGGCCCTGCCGGATGTCAACAAAGAAGCGCATCTCATCGTTTTCGGGGATCGTCGTATTCTAAATGAAGGCGCGCGCGTCGCGGGTGTCGAACTTGATCTGCAGGATGCCAATATCGAAAATGCGCCTGGCATGCCGGTGGGCAAGCATGTCTTCGTCGACCTGGAGAATCTCGATCCGAAGGATGTCGTGCGTGGCGAGGCCACATTGGTTGGAGGAACTTTCGCGACCCACAACTTTCGCACCGCATTGAAGTTTGCCGAGGCAGGTCACGCGCAGGCCGTTTGCTTCACGCCTTTCAACAAGCAGGCCATGCGGTTTGCATATCCAGGCTACGACGACGAAATCCGCTTTGTTGCCGATGTGCTGAACTTCACGGGCAAGGTGCGGGAATTCAACGTTCTGGAGAAGGTTTGGAATGCGCGCGTAACGTCGCATATTCCGCTCAAGGACGTAGCCTCGACCCTGACTGTCGAAGGAATTCTGGCTGAGCTCGAACTGGCTTGGGCCTGCCTGAAAAAGGCGGGATATGACAACCCGAAGATTGCAGTAGCCGGGCTCAATCCGCATGCCGGTGACGGAGGCAGCTTTGGGATGGAAGAAATCGACATCATTGAGCCGGCGGTAAAGGCTGCCGAGGCCAAGGGGTTCGATGTGGATGGGCCCTTTCCGGCGGACACGGTGTTCCTGCGTGCCCTCAAGGATGGCTTCCAGGCGGTACTGACAATGTATCACGACCAGGGGCAGATTGCGATGAAGCTTATGGGCTTCGACAAGGGCGTGACGATGATGGGCGGATTGCCATTTCCGCTTTGCACGCCTGCCCACGGCACAGCCTATGATATTGCCGGGAAGGGGATTGCGGATGTGGGAGCTACGCGCGAAGCGATCCTGCTTGCCGCACGGATGGCGAAAAGAGCCAAAGCGCTTCCGAGCGCTGCCTGA
- a CDS encoding tripartite tricarboxylate transporter substrate binding protein encodes MKKSLRIACLAAGAAVVASSVHAFEPTRPVEFVVTAGPGGGTDIFARTIQSIIGKYELMSAPIVVTNKGSAGGAEGFVYTAGYKGDPYKLAFGTNNAYLLPVRAKVPYKSDDLIPVSALAADEFILWVSGKSDFKTAAEFIAKAKDDAGMKVGGSQSKDVDQILTSMINDATGSKLGYIPFKSGGEAAVQLAGEHIAANVNNPSENLGQWQAGMVKPLCVFKSEKLKGEGKMAGDMGWSDIPTCMEAGIAIENYSMPRTVWLPAGVDQEVVDYYAGVLKKVSETPEWAKYLADSSQSAAYMSGNDLSSFIKNDETAVTAVLKREGWLAN; translated from the coding sequence ATGAAGAAGTCTTTGCGCATTGCATGCCTCGCCGCAGGGGCGGCGGTAGTTGCCTCGTCTGTGCACGCATTCGAGCCGACGCGTCCTGTGGAATTTGTCGTAACCGCCGGACCGGGCGGGGGAACTGATATTTTCGCGCGCACAATTCAGTCGATCATCGGCAAGTATGAGCTGATGAGCGCGCCAATCGTCGTCACGAACAAGGGGAGTGCGGGCGGAGCCGAAGGCTTTGTCTATACTGCTGGTTACAAGGGTGATCCGTATAAGCTCGCTTTCGGCACCAACAACGCCTATCTTTTGCCGGTGCGCGCCAAGGTTCCTTACAAATCGGACGATTTGATACCCGTTTCAGCCCTTGCCGCAGACGAGTTCATCCTTTGGGTCAGCGGAAAATCCGATTTCAAGACCGCCGCAGAGTTTATCGCCAAGGCGAAGGATGATGCGGGTATGAAGGTTGGTGGAAGCCAGTCCAAAGACGTTGACCAGATTCTTACATCCATGATCAACGATGCCACCGGTTCGAAACTCGGCTACATTCCGTTCAAAAGCGGTGGTGAAGCGGCCGTCCAGCTCGCAGGGGAGCACATCGCCGCCAATGTCAACAATCCGAGCGAAAATCTCGGTCAATGGCAGGCCGGAATGGTAAAGCCCCTTTGTGTCTTCAAGAGCGAAAAGCTCAAGGGGGAGGGAAAGATGGCTGGCGATATGGGATGGAGCGACATTCCGACCTGCATGGAAGCGGGGATCGCAATCGAAAATTACTCGATGCCGCGCACAGTGTGGCTGCCAGCCGGTGTCGATCAGGAAGTCGTCGACTACTATGCAGGGGTACTCAAAAAGGTTTCCGAAACACCTGAATGGGCGAAGTACCTTGCGGATAGTTCGCAATCTGCCGCCTATATGAGCGGAAACGACCTTTCCTCCTTTATCAAGAATGATGAAACGGCGGTAACGGCGGTGCTCAAGCGCGAAGGCTGGCTGGCCAACTGA
- a CDS encoding MmgE/PrpD family protein, whose protein sequence is MQREEMTVALAIALACAKPIISIDARKLACDAILDTLACMVAGRGDDSTKSVAKAFAEFSAGGTALSVTGGTGSPMFAALVNGTAAHALDFDDNFLPGMSHASAVIVPAIVALADLDKTTGRRLIDAYLAGLQAQALVGEGLGQAHYTAGWHGTSTVGSIGTAVATAHMLGLDVTATAQAITIAASFASGTKGQFGTLIKPFHAGMAARNAVEAALLAKAGMQARHDILEGEQGIRELFAGDPRLGWNIEAILSDKPHVIETVGVMPKRHPCCGSTHMTVDALLDLKGEHEFDAEDIWAVNTLVGIANYRNLAYTQPVDQMQARFSMQYCVARALRQGYLTLADFTPEAVDTFRHDPLINAITMRSYSGEEERASAEKLPHVVTVTLKNGCVLQGARSFAVGTLQQPFSVDDRARKFLDCCATIPAADRIYRDLGDLDDKENLKTIAALFPWL, encoded by the coding sequence ATGCAGCGGGAGGAGATGACGGTCGCGCTCGCGATAGCTTTAGCTTGTGCAAAGCCGATTATAAGCATCGATGCACGAAAACTGGCATGCGACGCCATATTGGATACGTTGGCCTGCATGGTGGCCGGTCGCGGCGACGACAGCACCAAAAGCGTTGCTAAAGCCTTTGCAGAGTTCAGCGCCGGTGGAACTGCCTTGTCGGTTACGGGAGGGACAGGCAGCCCGATGTTTGCTGCACTGGTCAACGGTACGGCAGCGCATGCACTGGATTTTGATGATAATTTCCTGCCCGGCATGAGCCATGCTTCGGCAGTGATCGTCCCCGCCATCGTGGCGCTGGCCGATTTGGATAAAACAACGGGGCGTCGCTTGATTGACGCCTATCTGGCCGGGCTGCAGGCACAGGCGCTGGTGGGCGAGGGCTTGGGACAGGCACATTACACAGCTGGCTGGCATGGGACATCCACTGTGGGGAGCATCGGGACGGCTGTCGCGACTGCCCATATGCTTGGTCTCGATGTTACGGCGACGGCACAGGCGATAACCATCGCTGCCAGTTTTGCATCCGGTACCAAGGGCCAGTTTGGTACGCTGATCAAGCCGTTTCATGCGGGTATGGCCGCGCGTAATGCGGTTGAGGCCGCGTTGCTCGCAAAAGCCGGAATGCAGGCACGGCACGATATTTTGGAAGGTGAGCAGGGCATTCGTGAGCTATTTGCAGGGGATCCACGTCTCGGCTGGAATATCGAAGCCATCCTCTCCGATAAGCCGCATGTCATTGAAACGGTCGGTGTCATGCCGAAACGGCATCCTTGCTGTGGGTCCACCCATATGACCGTTGATGCATTGCTTGATCTTAAGGGAGAGCACGAATTTGATGCCGAGGATATCTGGGCTGTGAATACATTGGTTGGGATCGCGAACTATCGCAACCTTGCCTACACGCAGCCGGTCGACCAGATGCAGGCACGCTTCTCCATGCAATATTGCGTCGCACGCGCTCTGCGGCAGGGATACCTGACTCTCGCAGATTTCACCCCAGAGGCCGTGGATACTTTCCGACATGATCCACTGATCAATGCTATTACCATGCGCAGCTATTCAGGAGAAGAAGAACGGGCATCCGCGGAAAAACTGCCGCACGTCGTAACTGTTACACTGAAAAACGGTTGTGTATTGCAAGGGGCTCGCAGCTTCGCCGTTGGTACCCTGCAGCAACCGTTCAGCGTCGATGACCGTGCGCGAAAATTCCTCGATTGTTGCGCGACAATTCCTGCCGCCGATCGGATCTATAGGGATCTGGGCGATCTGGACGACAAAGAGAACCTGAAAACTATTGCAGCGCTTTTCCCCTGGCTCTGA